Proteins encoded together in one Bacteroidota bacterium window:
- a CDS encoding thioredoxin family protein, translating into MKPIQEMVIFVEPDCVACARVLEAATLLRQQGVVARLIVIDRLRDPESCAKYGVVIYPAVFINGRLAFYGEFSPHDVKRFVKQESVSLIHSQLLQEYL; encoded by the coding sequence ATGAAGCCGATCCAGGAAATGGTGATATTCGTTGAGCCCGATTGCGTGGCCTGTGCGCGCGTGCTGGAAGCAGCAACCCTGCTTCGTCAACAAGGAGTCGTGGCCAGGCTTATCGTTATCGACCGGCTCCGTGACCCTGAATCGTGCGCCAAATACGGCGTAGTAATCTATCCAGCCGTGTTCATCAACGGAAGGCTTGCGTTCTATGGAGAGTTCTCCCCGCACGATGTCAAACGGTTTGTCAAGCAAGAGAGCGTCTCACTCATTCATTCACAATTACTACAGGAGTACTTATGA
- the trxA gene encoding thioredoxin, translating to MKPININDNTFESEVLHSPQLTIVDFWAPWRGPCKMIAPTLDEIAAHYDDHVKIVKMNVDENMQTSQRFDITSIPTLLFFRDGTVVDQVRGAIQRGEIETRINRLLSTAAAA from the coding sequence ATGAAACCCATCAACATCAACGACAATACGTTCGAGAGCGAAGTGTTGCACAGCCCTCAACTTACCATCGTGGATTTCTGGGCGCCGTGGCGCGGACCATGTAAAATGATCGCACCAACTCTCGATGAGATCGCTGCCCATTACGACGATCATGTCAAGATCGTCAAGATGAATGTGGACGAGAATATGCAGACATCGCAACGGTTTGACATAACCAGTATCCCGACGTTGCTGTTTTTCAGGGACGGTACGGTCGTCGATCAGGTGAGAGGAGCCATTCAGAGAGGTGAGATCGAGACACGTATCAATCGTCTGCTCAGCACGGCAGCGGCAGCATGA
- a CDS encoding DUF2938 family protein: protein MQHNFGKAVLAGLAGTLVMTVVMLMAPLIGMPPMPIGNMLAGFMGIPVALGWAGHFMIGGVLAVIYATVFANRLPGSPFVRGALYGLIPWFIAQIMVNPMMGAGMFASNTPAPIMMVLGSMLGHLVYGAVLGAVYGKASPGFQTAAVRH, encoded by the coding sequence ATGCAACACAATTTTGGAAAAGCAGTTCTCGCGGGCTTGGCCGGCACTCTTGTTATGACAGTCGTCATGCTCATGGCTCCGCTCATCGGAATGCCACCGATGCCGATTGGCAACATGCTCGCGGGCTTCATGGGAATTCCGGTGGCGCTCGGCTGGGCTGGGCACTTCATGATCGGCGGCGTGCTCGCGGTGATCTACGCGACCGTATTTGCTAACCGGCTTCCGGGAAGTCCTTTCGTGCGCGGGGCACTGTACGGATTGATCCCCTGGTTCATTGCTCAGATCATGGTCAATCCGATGATGGGTGCGGGGATGTTTGCATCGAATACTCCGGCTCCGATCATGATGGTACTCGGCAGCATGCTTGGTCACCTGGTCTACGGCGCGGTCCTTGGAGCCGTGTACGGCAAGGCATCGCCCGGTTTCCAGACCGCCGCGGTACGTCACTAA
- a CDS encoding Crp/Fnr family transcriptional regulator encodes MPDKSKLWYLKNINVLDGMSDAQMQMVEKLTSMAHLAKHHPIYFPEQPSNNVFFLKEGHVKLYRLHEDGREVILDVLGPGEIFGELALVDQGVRGEAAETLDDALVCTVTMKDFESLLMHNPAFTLRLTKWIGLRLRRFEEKISDMVFKDVTKRIIGFLVRYAEDFGRMKEGTVHISSFLSHQEIAYLTATSRQTVTTVLNELKTQGLIGFDRSSMVVHNLKQLQALAK; translated from the coding sequence TCTGGTACCTGAAGAATATTAATGTCCTAGATGGCATGAGCGACGCTCAGATGCAAATGGTCGAGAAGTTGACCTCGATGGCCCATCTTGCGAAGCACCATCCCATCTACTTTCCGGAACAGCCCTCCAACAATGTCTTCTTTCTCAAAGAAGGACATGTAAAACTCTACCGCCTTCATGAAGATGGAAGGGAGGTGATACTGGATGTGCTGGGCCCCGGAGAAATTTTTGGTGAGCTTGCTCTTGTCGATCAGGGCGTGAGGGGCGAAGCCGCCGAGACCCTTGACGACGCACTAGTCTGTACGGTGACCATGAAGGATTTCGAGTCCCTCCTTATGCATAACCCCGCGTTCACTCTCCGACTGACGAAGTGGATAGGACTCCGCCTCCGTCGCTTTGAAGAGAAGATAAGCGACATGGTATTCAAAGATGTCACCAAGAGAATCATCGGGTTCCTTGTTCGCTATGCTGAAGACTTCGGTAGGATGAAGGAAGGCACCGTCCATATTTCCTCGTTCCTCTCACACCAAGAAATTGCTTACCTCACCGCAACCTCGCGGCAAACGGTTACGACGGTCCTGAACGAACTGAAGACACAAGGCCTGATTGGGTTTGACCGCAGCAGTATGGTGGTACATAACCTGAAGCAGCTTCAGGCTCTTGCGAAGTAG